The nucleotide sequence CCGCGATAGCAGGAAGTAGATTGCGGAGGTGAAAGGACGGCCGTGGTGTGGGCAGCGACGTCACCGGGAGTCGGGACGGTTCTCCCCGGTTGAGTGACGTTCGGGCGTGGGGGAGCTGTCGGACCGGTGGCATTGATTTTGATCGCCATTACGGGATCACCGAGGAGTACTCGTCCGGCAGGCTGGAGCGCACGTCATGCCATTCGCCCGGCGTGACGTGACGGCGCAGGGCGCGTAGGACCGTTTCGACCAGGCGGGGCGTGCCGCCGTCGATGTCCAGCGGGCACTCGGCGCGGATCCGCCGCAGCCACTGATCGAGGGTCATCTTCTCCGGTACGTCTTGGGGCCGCCAGCCCTCGTAGTAGACGCCCCGCACCAGCGTGGGCAGTTGGGCGGCTAGGTGTGCGGACTCTTGGACGGAGAGCCGATCGCGTAGTGCGTGCAGCACCGCGCGCAGCGCCTTGTACGACAGGTCGCGGCGCTCCTTCGGCATTCCCAGTGCGCTTTCGATGTCCTTGAGCAGTACGTCGGTCTTCTCGATGGTGTCGCCGAGGTACTCGTGTGCGTTACCCATCCGGCTGCCCTCCCGGCGAGCCCCGGAACCGTAGCCGGTCCGGGCCCTCCGATCCGTGGTCAAGGCTCGATGGTGATCCGGTTGATCACCGAGGTGACGCCCCGGCGCGGACCAGGCCACCCGTTCCGCTCCCTGCTTTTGGCCAACGTTGTCGCCGGATCAGGTGAACCGTGATCGCCGAACGCGGGTGAGCCTGCCGGTTGCCGGCCCGGCAACGTGGGTGACCATGATTTCTCGACGAACCGGGCTATGGGCGGCGGGACAACCGGATCCAGCGGTACCCGTAGCCGTCGACTTCGACTGCGTCGCGTTTGAGATCTTCGCCGTAGGCGCTGTCGGCGGCGACGTTGAGTGGAGCTGCCTCGCGGCGCAGGTGCGCGGGCAGGGCGACGCGGCACGGCGCGGGTGCGAGGTTGTGCAGGAAGATCATGCACCCGCTGGACCCGGTGGCGGTGTGCGCGAGCAGGTGCGGTGGGCCGATCTCCAACACGTCGTCGGTGCCGCCCCCGATCTCCTCGCACTCGCGCAGCGTGTGCAGCATCCGCTCGAACCACACCAGCAGGCTGTTGGGATCCAACCGCTGGTCGGTGACGTTGACCAGGTCGGCGCGGTAGTCCCCGGCGCTGATCACCGGTGTGAGGAGGTCGGCGGCGGGTGCGTCGGAGAAGCCGGCGTTCGCGGTTGCCGACCACTGCATCGGGGTACGGATCGCGGTCCGCTCGGGCAACGACAGGTCCTCGCCCATGCCGATCTCGTCGCCGTACCGGATGACCGGGGTGCCTGGCATCGTGAACTGGAGGCTGTAGGCCAACTCCAGCCGGCGCCGGTCGCCGTGGAGCATGGGCGCGAGGCGGCGGCGCAGCCCGCGGTGGTACAGCTGCATGCCCTCCTCGGGGCCGAACTGGGCCATCACCTCACGCCGCTCGCTCGGCGTGAGCCGTTCCAGGTCGACCTCGTCATGGTTGCGCAGGAACGTCGCCCACTGGGCGTGCCGCGGCAGGTCGGGCAGCTCGCGGAGAGTCGCCTTGATCGGCGTCGCGTCCTGGCGGGCCAGGCTCAGCATGATCGACTGGTTGAGGCGGAACGCGAACACCATCATCAGCCGGGTCGCCGAGCCGTCCGCCTCGCCGAAGTACTCCAGCAGCTCGCCGTCGCCGACATTCGCCTCGGCCAGCAGCACCGCGTCGCCGCGCCGCCAGGAGAGCGTCTCGCGCAGCTCGCGTAGGAATGCGTAGTCACGGGTGGCCCGGGCGTACCCGGTCGCCCGGCTCTCGATCAGCATCGGCGCGGCGTCCACCCGGAAGCCGGCCACGCCGAGCCGAAGCCAGAACTCCAGGATCTTGCGGATCTCCGCGCGTACCGCGGGATTGTCGGTGTTGAGGTCCGGCTCGAAGGTGTAGAAGCGGTGCCGGAACCAGGCCTCCGCTGTCTCGTCGTACGTCCAGGTCTCCGACTCGACGCCGGGGAAGACCTGCCCGTTCCACCGGTCGGCGGGCTCGGTGTCCGACCACACGTACCAGTCGCGGAAGGGTGAGTCGCGGTCCGCGCGCGCGTGCTGAAACCACGGGTGCTTGTCGCTGGTGTGGTTGAGCACAAGGTCGAGCATGATGCGCAGGCCACGCTCGTCGGCGTTGTCGAGCAGCTCGGCGAGGTCACCGAGGGTGCCCAGCCGTGGGTCGACGCCGTAGTGGTCGGTGATGTCGTACCCGCCGTCGCGGCGCGGGGAGGGGTGGATGGGGTTGAGCCAGATCGTGTTCACCCCGAGCCGGGACAGGTAGTCAAGGCGCGAGGTGAGGCCCGGGATGTCGCCGTGACCGTCCCCATTGGAGTCTTGGAACAAACCCGCGTCCAACGAGTAGATCACCGAGTTGCGGTACCAGCGGTCCACCTGACCTCCGGAGGTCAGGCAGGGCGGTCGGCGCCCAGCGCCTGGCGAAGCCGGTCCTGCATCTCGTCGTCGATCGTCACCTCGTCCGGGTCCGCGCCACGGCCCGGCTCGAAGATCAGCCGGTCCAGATACGGGTCGCGGTCCTCGGTGTTTCGGGTCTCGATCGCCTCGTGGCAGCGGTGCCGAGCGGAATCGACGTCGAGGCCGTGCGCCACCACGTCGTGGGCGAGGTTGAGAGCAAGGATGTTGCCCTCCTCGTCCTCGCAGTGCGACGAGAGTTCGCCGCGGGTGCGGTCGTACACGACGCTGCCGCTGAAGCGGGCCAGGTCGGTGATCCGGTCCGTCGGCACTGGGTGGTCGACGACATGCCGCACGACGTCGACGTGGGTGTGCGGGAAGCGGTGCGGGACCATCGCCCGCGACACGACCACCCGCCTCCATGGCTCCCGGTCGTGCCAGATCAGCAGGCTGGGGCTCGCCTCGTCCGGCGGGCCGTACCGGTCGGTCGTGGCCATGGCCGCGGCCTGCGCGCTGGTAGGCCACCCCTCGGTCAACTGCGGTTTCATGCCGGCCTCCCCACACTGCGGGCCGCCACCGTGGGTACCTTGTGCCGGGCGACCGGCTCGTCCTCGTCCGCGGTGCCCGCGCCGGCGTCCAGGGGCTGGAAGGCGAACCCGCTCGTTTGCGGCTGCGCGCGACCCATCAGGTGGGCGGCCACCATCTCGGTGTACTCGCGGCGCGCCTCGTCCACGCCGATCCGGCCAGTGATCAGGTCGTGGGCGAGGTTGACGGCGAGGAAGTTGACCGCCTCGACGTCACAGCTGGCCGCCAACTCGCCACGGGTGCGCTCGACCCGGATGCTGCCGTTGAACGCGGCCAGGTCGGCTGTGCCCTCCCGGGGCACCTCCAAGTCGATCCAGCCCTCGACCCGGTCCTGGTGCGGCTGCGGGAACCTGTGCTCGACGGGATCCCTGTTGACCACCACGCGCTTCCAGGGCCGGGCGTGGTGCCACACCAGGCGGCTGGGCATCGCCTCGTCGGGTGGCCCGTACCGCGCCGCGGTGCGCCGCGCGGCCGCGCTTGCCTCCGCCGGCCAGTCGGCCTCTATGCGGTCCAGCGTGTCTGTCACGGTTCATCCTCCGTGTCTGCGTCTTCCCAGGCCGGGTACCCGGCCGGCGCCGGCCCATTCACGTCACGGCGGAGCCGATGGGAATTGCCTCAATCACACTGGTAGGGCGATTCGGCCTCACCCGGTACCGACCAAGGCTCGTGTCATCTCACCCGCTCATGGAGAGGATGCCGAGCAAATGACTTTGGCAACCCGGCAGGACAGTCCACGGGCCGTGATTTCGCGATGGGACCCGTTCCGCGACTTGGAGGACATGTACGAGCGGGTCGGTCAGTTGATGGACGGTCTGGCCGAGCCGGGCCGGGCAATGCCGGCGCCGCTGGCCGACCTGGAGGAGACCGACGTCCGGGTCGGCAAGTCCAATGCCGGCCGGCCGCGCCGCATCGAGATCAAGGACTCCTGACATGGCCAAGGCAGTGGGGATCGACCTCGGCACGACGAACTCGGTGATCGCCACGCTGGAAGGCGGCCAGCCGCAGGTGGTACCGAACGCCGAGGGTTCGCGTACCACCCCTTCCGTGGTCGGCTTCACGGAGGCTGGCGAGCGGCTCGTCGGGCAGTTGGCGCGCCGCCAGGCGATCCTCAACCCGAAGGGCACCATCTACTCGGCCAAGCGGTTCGTCGGGCGCCGGTACGAAGAGGTGAGCGAGGAGGCCAAGGCGGTCACGTTCGACGTGGTGCCCGGCCCGGAGGGGGCCGCGCGGTTCAACGTGCGGGACAAGCTGTACTCGCCCGAAGAGATCAGCGCGATGATCCTGCGCAAGCTGGCCGACGACGCGGGCAAGTTCCTCGGTGAAAAGGTCAACCAGGCCGTGATCACCGTGCCGGCGTACTTCAACGACGCCCAGCGCACCGCCACCAAGGACGCCGGGCGGATCGCCGGCCTGGAGGTGCTGCGCATCATCAACGAGCCGACCGCGGCCGCCCTCGCCTACGGGCTGGACAAGCGTCAGCACGAGACGGTGCTGGTCTTCGACCTGGGCGGCGGCACTTTCGACGTCAGCGTGCTCGACGTCGGCGACGGCGTCGTGGAGGTACGCGCGACAGCAGGAGACACGCACCTGGGCGGCGACGACTTCGACCGCCGCCTGGTAGACCACCTGGCCGACGAGTTTCAGCGGGAGCAGGGCATCGACCTGCGCAACGACCCGCAGGCACTGCAACGGCTCTTCGAGGCCGCCGAGAAGGCGAAGGTGGAGCTGAGCTCGGTGCCCCAGACGCAGGTGAGCTTGCCGTTCATCACCGCCGACGCGAACGGGCCCAAGCACTTGAACGCGTCCGTGACCCGGTCGACGTTCGAGCAGATCACCACCGACCTGATCGAGCGTTGCCTCGGGCCGGTGCGGCAAGCGATGTCGGACGCGAAGGTCACCGACAACGACCTGGACGAGGTGATCCTGGTCGGCGGATCGACCCGGATGCCCGCGGTGCAGGGGCTGGTCCGGCGGCTGACCGGTGGCAAGGACCCGAACATGACCGTGAACCCGGACGAGGTCGTCGCGATGGGTGCGGCGATCCAGGCCGGGGTGCTCACCGGTGAGGGCCCGGACGTGCTGCTGCTGGACGTGATCCCGCTGTCGCTGGGGCTGGAGACGCTCGGCGGCGTGATGACGAAGATTGTCGAGCGGAACACCACGATCCCGGTACGGCGTACCGAGGTCTTCTCCACCGCGGAGGACGACCAGTCCGCC is from Phytohabitans houttuyneae and encodes:
- a CDS encoding alpha-amylase family protein, which gives rise to MDRWYRNSVIYSLDAGLFQDSNGDGHGDIPGLTSRLDYLSRLGVNTIWLNPIHPSPRRDGGYDITDHYGVDPRLGTLGDLAELLDNADERGLRIMLDLVLNHTSDKHPWFQHARADRDSPFRDWYVWSDTEPADRWNGQVFPGVESETWTYDETAEAWFRHRFYTFEPDLNTDNPAVRAEIRKILEFWLRLGVAGFRVDAAPMLIESRATGYARATRDYAFLRELRETLSWRRGDAVLLAEANVGDGELLEYFGEADGSATRLMMVFAFRLNQSIMLSLARQDATPIKATLRELPDLPRHAQWATFLRNHDEVDLERLTPSERREVMAQFGPEEGMQLYHRGLRRRLAPMLHGDRRRLELAYSLQFTMPGTPVIRYGDEIGMGEDLSLPERTAIRTPMQWSATANAGFSDAPAADLLTPVISAGDYRADLVNVTDQRLDPNSLLVWFERMLHTLRECEEIGGGTDDVLEIGPPHLLAHTATGSSGCMIFLHNLAPAPCRVALPAHLRREAAPLNVAADSAYGEDLKRDAVEVDGYGYRWIRLSRRP
- the dnaK gene encoding molecular chaperone DnaK, whose protein sequence is MAKAVGIDLGTTNSVIATLEGGQPQVVPNAEGSRTTPSVVGFTEAGERLVGQLARRQAILNPKGTIYSAKRFVGRRYEEVSEEAKAVTFDVVPGPEGAARFNVRDKLYSPEEISAMILRKLADDAGKFLGEKVNQAVITVPAYFNDAQRTATKDAGRIAGLEVLRIINEPTAAALAYGLDKRQHETVLVFDLGGGTFDVSVLDVGDGVVEVRATAGDTHLGGDDFDRRLVDHLADEFQREQGIDLRNDPQALQRLFEAAEKAKVELSSVPQTQVSLPFITADANGPKHLNASVTRSTFEQITTDLIERCLGPVRQAMSDAKVTDNDLDEVILVGGSTRMPAVQGLVRRLTGGKDPNMTVNPDEVVAMGAAIQAGVLTGEGPDVLLLDVIPLSLGLETLGGVMTKIVERNTTIPVRRTEVFSTAEDDQSAVDIVVLQGERERAADNRVLGRFRLEGIRPAPRGEPQVEVTFDVDANGILNVSARDKDTGAQQTITITDTGNLDRSDVERMIAEAERHREEDARLRETVDARNTLESVAHQVERRLGEIGDAAPEHERARAQMLVADAQQALKEGAALDRLRGLTNELQQVAQALMARGQPSGGPDGDGRAQQQGQPRDQGADDVIDADFTPS
- a CDS encoding DUF2267 domain-containing protein, with translation MGNAHEYLGDTIEKTDVLLKDIESALGMPKERRDLSYKALRAVLHALRDRLSVQESAHLAAQLPTLVRGVYYEGWRPQDVPEKMTLDQWLRRIRAECPLDIDGGTPRLVETVLRALRRHVTPGEWHDVRSSLPDEYSSVIP